In one window of Caballeronia sp. TF1N1 DNA:
- a CDS encoding glycosyltransferase family 2 protein, protein MRHLATLRLAVVVPCFNEAATIAKVVNDFRTSLPEARIVAFDNNSTDGTAAAARKAGAEVISVPLQGKGNVVRRMFADIEADIYVMVDGDATYDASAAPGLVDALIENRLDMVVGSRLSNEQTAYRLGHRLGNVLLTKCAAKIFGRTFKDMLSGYRIFSRRFAKSFPGHSSGFEIETELAVHALGMRMPVAEIETNYYSRPEGSVSKLNTYRDGFRILLMIFRLFKSERPFAFFAAGFVVCFLLSVGLALPVFETFVETGLVPRLPTVVLSSGLMLTGAILLICGIVLDTVTQGRNELKRVAYLAVPALDSRRD, encoded by the coding sequence ATGCGTCATCTTGCAACGCTTCGCCTCGCGGTCGTGGTCCCATGTTTTAACGAAGCAGCGACCATTGCCAAGGTTGTCAATGATTTCCGCACGAGCCTGCCCGAAGCGAGGATAGTCGCATTCGACAACAACTCAACCGACGGCACGGCAGCGGCGGCAAGGAAAGCGGGCGCCGAGGTCATTAGCGTCCCGCTGCAGGGCAAAGGCAACGTGGTGCGTCGCATGTTCGCGGACATCGAAGCCGACATCTACGTCATGGTCGATGGCGACGCCACCTATGACGCATCAGCCGCGCCTGGGCTCGTTGATGCTCTGATCGAGAACCGACTCGATATGGTGGTCGGGTCGCGTCTGAGCAACGAGCAGACGGCTTATCGCCTGGGGCATCGCCTGGGCAATGTGCTTTTGACGAAATGTGCCGCGAAAATCTTCGGCAGGACCTTTAAGGACATGCTATCGGGTTACCGCATTTTCTCGCGCCGATTCGCAAAATCATTCCCCGGACATTCCTCGGGCTTCGAGATTGAAACCGAACTGGCCGTGCATGCCTTGGGCATGCGCATGCCAGTGGCGGAAATAGAGACGAATTACTATTCGCGGCCCGAAGGATCAGTCAGTAAGCTGAACACCTATCGCGATGGGTTCCGCATTCTGCTCATGATTTTTAGGCTGTTCAAGTCGGAGCGACCCTTTGCCTTTTTTGCGGCCGGATTTGTCGTCTGCTTTCTCCTCTCGGTCGGCTTAGCGCTTCCGGTATTCGAGACTTTTGTCGAAACGGGACTCGTCCCGCGGCTGCCGACGGTAGTCTTGAGTAGCGGTCTGATGCTAACAGGCGCAATTCTGCTCATCTGTGGCATCGTTCTCGATACTGTCACGCAAGGTCGCAATGAACTCAAGCGGGTAGCGTATCTCGCCGTCCCTGCGTTGGATTCAAGGCGCGACTGA
- a CDS encoding glycosyltransferase family 2 protein, with the protein MNFHSDNASSADLITASVVVYRPHRELLERTLRTLDTALHRLSVTSGTSAPLYLINNGTDEGIDLADLIRHVDLSTTIIEGQGNVGYGRGHNLAIERATSRYHLILNPDIELDPEALVRALAFLEAHPEAGLVSPMIIDDTGHQQFLCRRFPTVLDLFVRGFLPARLRAPFEKRLARYEMRDVINDENILWDPPIVSGCFMLFRTEVLKKLGGFDPRYFLYFEDYDLSLRTHEIARVAYVPSVRVLHHGGDAARKGFKHIKLFVTSACRFFNRFGWKWL; encoded by the coding sequence TTGAACTTCCACTCCGATAACGCAAGCTCGGCCGATTTGATCACCGCATCCGTCGTCGTCTACCGACCGCACCGCGAACTTCTCGAACGTACGCTGCGCACGCTCGATACCGCACTGCATCGCTTGTCCGTCACGAGTGGCACGTCCGCGCCCCTATACCTCATCAACAACGGAACCGACGAAGGCATCGACCTCGCCGACCTCATCCGCCACGTCGACCTGTCGACAACCATCATCGAAGGCCAGGGGAACGTCGGCTACGGTCGCGGCCACAACCTCGCGATCGAGCGCGCAACGAGCCGCTACCACCTGATACTGAACCCCGACATCGAGCTGGACCCCGAAGCGCTCGTACGCGCGCTCGCGTTCCTGGAAGCTCACCCGGAGGCGGGTCTCGTCTCTCCGATGATCATCGACGACACCGGCCATCAACAATTCCTTTGCCGCCGCTTCCCAACCGTCCTCGATCTTTTCGTGCGCGGCTTTCTCCCAGCACGCCTTCGCGCGCCCTTTGAAAAGCGCCTGGCCCGTTACGAAATGCGCGACGTCATCAACGACGAAAACATCCTTTGGGACCCGCCCATCGTCAGCGGCTGCTTCATGCTATTCCGCACCGAGGTTCTCAAAAAACTCGGCGGCTTCGACCCGCGCTATTTCCTCTATTTCGAAGACTACGACCTGAGCCTGCGTACCCACGAAATTGCCCGCGTGGCCTACGTGCCCTCGGTACGCGTGCTGCATCATGGCGGCGACGCGGCGCGCAAGGGCTTCAAACACATCAAGCTCTTCGTCACATCGGCGTGCAGGTTCTTCAACCGCTTCGGCTGGAAATGGCTATGA
- a CDS encoding YfhO family protein: MSLFSPLTSAKERSSTLRCLIVLILAPVVLKAPLIFGALIADPTLIYAALQTMLHPGPLKGYPPYPTIDPNIGYTSHALGRLGTMELLSGKLPWWNHFEGVGAPLAGEMQGAVFFPLTWLLVFRDGQLYAHLLLQIIAGLSTWALLRRLGSSRLAATAASIAFEFNGTFAWLGNAVINPIPFLPLTLFGIEVLRSRVAKTRSGGWAALSIGLAASLYAGFPEVAYLDGLLILVWTLVRTASLPDSRRVTFLVRVCIGGMAALAIAAPVLVPFFDYLPLAHTGGHDAGDGFASAHIKPAFTLGLLSPYAFGNIFSDKAFVEFWGNVGGYGGYALFMLAMIGVKGTTHRGLRFALAAWAAICLAMTYGVPGFNLLVHVVPGLKLAAFYRYLPPSWEFCLGVLAAFALDDIRREALVSRTRAASIFMAVLCAAFVVLMLHDGLMPDGRVSHIAWIVTLLLFGLTTQCAWFTTAAERRARMLAGMLIFEAFLYFLVPVLSNPSRGRFDLEGVHFLQANLGLRRFTTLGPVQPNYGSFFQIAQVNHNDLPIPKAWTDYVTAHLDPNAPPILFTGVSRADLNGPSAPESLVAHLDAYRRIGTRYVVAPPNALDSPAFASLQRYIATPSGPRLTPVFESAGMQIFEIADPAPFVAAPGCSLMVESRDSMQATCDRPSLLTRLELDMTGWAVTVNDQPTAIERTSEIFQSVRLAKGHSIVRFSFKPPFIEWAYVAFVIGWLLVGTSFFRRFGARSEPREVSHGSQR, translated from the coding sequence ATGTCTTTGTTCTCGCCCTTGACTTCCGCCAAGGAAAGATCGAGCACCTTGCGATGTCTAATCGTATTGATTCTGGCGCCAGTCGTCCTCAAGGCGCCGCTGATCTTCGGAGCGCTCATCGCCGATCCGACGCTGATCTATGCGGCGTTGCAAACGATGCTGCATCCGGGCCCATTAAAAGGTTATCCGCCTTACCCGACGATCGATCCGAATATCGGCTACACGAGCCATGCACTCGGACGACTCGGTACGATGGAACTGTTGAGTGGCAAGCTTCCTTGGTGGAACCATTTCGAAGGCGTCGGCGCGCCGCTTGCGGGAGAGATGCAAGGCGCCGTTTTTTTCCCTCTGACATGGTTACTCGTCTTCCGCGACGGCCAGTTATACGCGCATTTGCTGCTGCAGATAATTGCAGGCCTCTCAACGTGGGCACTGCTGCGCCGCTTGGGATCTTCGCGGCTGGCCGCAACCGCCGCATCAATCGCGTTCGAGTTCAACGGCACATTCGCCTGGCTTGGCAACGCCGTGATCAATCCCATCCCGTTCCTTCCGCTCACCCTGTTCGGCATTGAAGTTTTGCGAAGCCGGGTCGCGAAAACGCGCTCTGGGGGATGGGCAGCGCTCTCCATTGGGCTTGCGGCATCGCTGTATGCAGGATTTCCCGAGGTTGCCTATCTTGATGGGCTGCTGATCTTGGTATGGACCTTGGTTCGAACTGCGTCGCTTCCCGATAGCCGTCGCGTTACGTTTCTTGTGCGAGTTTGCATTGGCGGCATGGCAGCTTTAGCGATCGCGGCGCCCGTGCTCGTGCCGTTTTTCGACTATCTTCCACTCGCCCATACCGGCGGACACGACGCTGGAGATGGATTCGCTTCGGCTCACATCAAGCCGGCGTTCACGCTCGGGCTCCTCTCGCCCTATGCGTTCGGCAATATTTTCTCCGACAAGGCATTCGTTGAATTCTGGGGCAATGTGGGAGGATATGGCGGATACGCGCTGTTCATGCTTGCCATGATTGGCGTCAAGGGCACGACGCATCGCGGCTTGAGATTTGCGCTTGCCGCCTGGGCAGCGATATGCCTAGCCATGACCTACGGCGTACCAGGGTTCAATCTGCTCGTTCACGTAGTTCCGGGACTGAAACTCGCCGCATTCTACCGATACCTGCCGCCATCTTGGGAGTTCTGCCTAGGCGTTCTTGCAGCCTTTGCGCTCGACGACATCAGGCGTGAAGCACTTGTCTCCCGGACACGTGCTGCATCCATTTTCATGGCGGTCCTGTGTGCAGCATTCGTTGTACTCATGCTGCATGACGGGTTGATGCCGGACGGACGCGTGTCGCATATTGCGTGGATCGTCACGCTTCTCTTGTTCGGCTTGACGACGCAATGCGCGTGGTTCACTACAGCCGCAGAGCGGCGCGCACGAATGCTAGCCGGTATGCTGATTTTCGAGGCGTTCCTCTATTTTCTAGTACCCGTGCTTAGCAATCCGTCTCGCGGTCGCTTTGACCTCGAAGGCGTGCATTTCCTCCAGGCAAATCTTGGGCTGCGCCGATTCACAACCCTCGGTCCGGTCCAGCCCAACTACGGCTCCTTCTTCCAAATCGCGCAGGTCAATCATAACGACCTGCCAATCCCAAAAGCCTGGACAGATTACGTAACGGCACATCTGGATCCTAACGCGCCCCCCATTTTATTCACCGGCGTCAGCCGCGCGGATTTGAATGGGCCCTCGGCGCCGGAGAGTCTGGTGGCACACTTAGACGCTTATCGCCGAATTGGGACCCGCTATGTCGTTGCACCGCCGAATGCCCTCGATTCGCCCGCGTTTGCCTCGTTGCAGCGGTACATTGCAACACCGTCAGGCCCACGCCTCACGCCGGTTTTTGAAAGCGCCGGCATGCAAATCTTTGAGATCGCCGATCCGGCACCGTTCGTTGCCGCACCGGGATGCTCCCTTATGGTCGAAAGCCGCGACAGCATGCAAGCCACTTGCGATAGACCCTCGCTACTCACCCGCCTCGAACTAGACATGACCGGCTGGGCGGTGACGGTCAACGACCAGCCAACAGCGATCGAACGTACCAGCGAAATTTTTCAAAGCGTCAGACTGGCTAAAGGCCACTCGATCGTCAGGTTTTCTTTCAAGCCACCGTTCATCGAATGGGCGTATGTCGCGTTTGTCATCGGGTGGCTGCTTGTCGGGACAAGTTTCTTTCGACGTTTCGGAGCGCGTTCCGAGCCGCGTGAGGTCTCGCACGGCTCACAACGCTAA
- a CDS encoding GtrA family protein — translation MPRQFLRFAVAGGIGFFVDSGVLYLALALGAGPRVGRIISFLCAAFVTWQINRRTTFERVEGKSALREWFDYLLAMSFGGVLNYASYMLTLHVLPPQAFAPLAAVAVGSIVGMSVNFATAKLWVYRKTKF, via the coding sequence ATGCCGCGACAGTTCCTAAGGTTCGCCGTAGCAGGCGGCATTGGCTTTTTTGTGGATTCTGGAGTGCTTTATCTAGCGCTCGCACTTGGAGCTGGACCCCGTGTTGGTCGCATCATTTCGTTTCTGTGTGCCGCATTTGTGACCTGGCAGATCAATCGGCGAACGACTTTCGAGCGTGTCGAAGGCAAATCGGCTTTGCGCGAATGGTTCGATTACTTGCTGGCCATGTCGTTTGGCGGCGTGCTCAACTACGCGAGTTACATGCTCACGCTGCACGTCTTGCCGCCGCAAGCATTTGCGCCGCTTGCCGCAGTTGCGGTCGGATCGATCGTCGGCATGTCCGTCAATTTCGCGACAGCCAAATTGTGGGTCTATCGCAAGACCAAGTTCTGA
- a CDS encoding SDR family oxidoreductase translates to MSERIGVTGANGFVGRAVSRLLLDAGKEPVGIVREGAAVEPGVTPVHIGSLDAITPASFEKCASVIHLAARVHVMSDAATDPLAAFRAINVDGTLSVADAAHRAGARRFVFVSSIKALAELDDGRPLKETDTPHPPDPYGVSKLEAEIRLKEFGARTGLEIVIARPPLVYGPDVRANFLSLMDAIAKGMPLPIGAVEARRSLCYVMNLADALVTCAMHPRAANQLFHITDGEDPGVADLARRLGHHLHKPARLVSVPVGALKLAGKLTGKSPQVARLTGSLQIDSTHIRDVLGWRPPYTLDEGLAATADWYRAYRLRKT, encoded by the coding sequence ATGAGCGAGCGCATCGGCGTGACCGGAGCAAACGGGTTCGTCGGGCGGGCCGTGTCGCGCTTGCTGCTCGATGCGGGCAAAGAGCCTGTAGGCATCGTGCGCGAGGGTGCAGCGGTCGAGCCGGGCGTCACGCCCGTGCACATCGGCTCGCTCGATGCAATCACGCCCGCATCCTTCGAAAAGTGCGCGTCGGTGATTCATCTCGCCGCGCGCGTCCACGTCATGAGCGACGCGGCCACCGACCCGCTCGCCGCCTTTCGCGCAATCAACGTCGATGGCACCCTCAGCGTCGCCGACGCGGCACATCGCGCAGGCGCGCGGCGCTTCGTCTTCGTGAGCAGCATCAAGGCGCTCGCCGAACTGGACGATGGCCGTCCGCTAAAGGAAACCGATACGCCGCATCCACCCGATCCATACGGCGTCTCCAAGCTCGAAGCGGAGATCAGGCTGAAGGAGTTCGGCGCGCGCACCGGGCTGGAAATCGTGATCGCGCGTCCGCCGCTGGTCTATGGCCCCGATGTGCGCGCCAATTTCCTGAGTCTGATGGACGCGATCGCCAAGGGCATGCCGTTGCCCATCGGCGCGGTGGAAGCACGCAGAAGCCTTTGCTACGTGATGAATCTCGCCGATGCGCTCGTCACCTGCGCCATGCATCCGCGCGCCGCGAATCAGCTATTCCATATCACGGATGGCGAAGATCCCGGTGTCGCAGACCTCGCCCGGCGTCTAGGGCATCATCTGCATAAGCCCGCGCGGCTGGTCTCCGTGCCGGTCGGCGCCTTGAAACTGGCAGGCAAACTTACCGGCAAATCTCCTCAAGTCGCTCGCCTGACCGGCAGCCTCCAGATCGACTCGACTCACATCCGCGATGTGCTAGGCTGGCGCCCGCCGTACACGCTCGACGAAGGCCTCGCCGCAACGGCGGACTGGTATCGCGCGTATCGTCTGCGGAAAACATAA
- a CDS encoding glycosyltransferase family 4 protein — protein sequence MTQPLSPFVVSSPWIAAALVAAGSLAACAAILSALLRTGLAWRLATDIPNERSLHSRPTPRIGGWGIVPVAVIAMLVATPTLWLAALLTVVLAAVSQIDDRRGLPARVRFGAHVAAVALLIALNPAPVPWWALVAVGFLMVWLVNLYNFMDGSDGLAGGMALFGFGGYAVAALSGPVPQIDLGVASAALAGAAAGFLLFNFHPARIFLGDSGSIPLGFLAGALGYWGWLKGTWPVWFPALVFSPFIGDASVTLLKRLARGERFWQAHREHYYQRMVQAGAGHARTAFAWYLLMLAGVVLAISALAWSPASQWLAVAVWVVVVVAAGSVVDVCWRRHQALHSGQPRGTRG from the coding sequence ATGACCCAGCCGCTGTCACCCTTTGTCGTCAGTTCTCCATGGATTGCCGCTGCTTTAGTCGCAGCGGGGTCGCTCGCAGCATGCGCCGCGATCCTCTCAGCCTTGCTTCGCACGGGCTTGGCCTGGCGTCTCGCCACCGATATTCCGAACGAACGTTCGCTTCATAGCCGTCCGACGCCGCGTATCGGCGGATGGGGAATCGTTCCTGTTGCCGTCATCGCCATGCTGGTCGCTACGCCCACGCTGTGGCTTGCCGCGCTCTTGACCGTGGTGCTCGCGGCGGTATCGCAAATCGACGATCGTCGCGGCTTGCCTGCCCGCGTGCGCTTCGGCGCACACGTGGCCGCCGTTGCACTGCTCATCGCGCTGAATCCCGCGCCGGTGCCTTGGTGGGCGCTGGTTGCCGTCGGCTTCCTCATGGTCTGGCTCGTCAATCTCTACAACTTCATGGACGGCTCCGACGGCCTCGCAGGCGGCATGGCGCTATTCGGTTTCGGCGGTTACGCCGTCGCGGCGCTCTCCGGGCCCGTGCCGCAGATCGATCTAGGCGTTGCGAGCGCGGCGCTCGCCGGCGCCGCAGCAGGCTTCTTGCTATTCAATTTTCATCCGGCTAGGATTTTTCTGGGAGATTCGGGGTCGATTCCCTTAGGATTCTTGGCTGGAGCACTCGGATATTGGGGCTGGCTCAAGGGCACGTGGCCCGTTTGGTTTCCGGCGCTGGTGTTTTCGCCGTTCATCGGCGACGCGTCGGTGACGCTGCTCAAGCGTCTCGCGCGCGGAGAAAGGTTTTGGCAGGCACACCGGGAGCATTACTATCAACGCATGGTTCAAGCCGGCGCCGGCCACGCGCGGACGGCGTTTGCGTGGTATTTGCTGATGCTCGCGGGCGTCGTGCTCGCCATCTCGGCGCTCGCGTGGTCTCCCGCGAGCCAGTGGCTGGCGGTCGCAGTATGGGTGGTCGTTGTCGTGGCGGCAGGCTCAGTCGTCGATGTTTGCTGGCGCCGTCATCAAGCGCTTCACTCCGGACAACCTAGAGGTACACGCGGATGA